The following proteins come from a genomic window of Gimesia chilikensis:
- a CDS encoding LamG-like jellyroll fold domain-containing protein, producing the protein MMRAKWYWSLLLLSVLSCDVPLDVHAEDALIGNWRLKGDARDQSSFQNHGVNHGVKLKAGQPAVFDGGTAYLEVPDSKSLSLGTGNFSLALTVNTSADLGDVIGTLCSKYDRKSRRGFQLSIKNNAGVTSSQSNWHHLQFGIDNGKVDSQWTDHGQLGNAILIYSMAVHDGKLYAGTCVPGAKAAGHVYQYEDGKKWIDCGTPDKCNSVSSLAVYQGHLYAGTGKYRLKGSSLAESENPNMGGNVYRYLGDGTWKHCGNLSGVEAINGMVVYKGKLYASSMYAPAAFYRYDGGTTWTACDVPDGKRVESMAIYNGDLFATGYDEGAVYRYDGKKWTHAGQVGEATQTYGFAVYEGNLYVSEWPHAEVYRYAGEKRWELAGRLGEEKESMPLVVYNGAMYSGSLPLAEVYRYDGGVDWKNLGQIDLTPDVRYRRVWSMAVYQGRLFAGTLPAGRVKSIEAGKSATYDTALKPGWRQIVAVKEKSQLKLYVDGALVASSTSFDPAEYDLSNSEPLKIGFGAHDYYHGKMKDVQLFKRALSAEEVQTRFQQQAD; encoded by the coding sequence ATGATGCGAGCGAAGTGGTATTGGTCGTTACTGTTACTCAGTGTGTTGAGCTGTGATGTGCCGCTCGATGTGCATGCGGAAGACGCGTTGATTGGAAACTGGCGGCTCAAGGGAGATGCCCGGGATCAGAGTTCGTTCCAGAATCACGGTGTCAATCATGGCGTGAAATTGAAAGCGGGTCAGCCGGCCGTCTTTGATGGTGGTACCGCGTATCTGGAAGTTCCCGATTCAAAATCGCTCTCCTTAGGAACGGGCAACTTTTCGCTGGCACTGACCGTGAATACAAGTGCCGACCTGGGAGACGTCATCGGTACCCTGTGCAGTAAATACGATCGTAAATCACGGCGGGGTTTCCAGCTGAGCATCAAAAATAATGCCGGCGTGACCAGCAGCCAGTCGAACTGGCATCATCTGCAGTTCGGCATCGATAACGGCAAAGTGGATTCTCAATGGACCGATCACGGGCAACTGGGCAATGCCATTCTGATTTACAGCATGGCCGTGCACGATGGCAAACTCTATGCAGGAACCTGTGTGCCCGGTGCAAAAGCCGCCGGACACGTTTATCAGTACGAGGACGGTAAAAAATGGATCGACTGTGGAACGCCAGACAAGTGTAACTCCGTCTCGTCGCTGGCGGTCTATCAGGGGCACCTGTATGCAGGAACGGGAAAGTACCGGCTGAAAGGTTCCTCGCTGGCAGAGTCCGAAAACCCGAACATGGGGGGCAACGTCTACCGGTATCTCGGGGACGGAACGTGGAAGCACTGTGGAAATCTGTCCGGCGTCGAAGCGATTAATGGGATGGTGGTTTACAAAGGGAAGCTGTATGCCTCCTCCATGTACGCCCCCGCTGCCTTCTACCGCTACGATGGGGGAACTACCTGGACCGCCTGTGATGTGCCTGACGGAAAGCGGGTGGAATCGATGGCCATCTATAACGGCGACCTGTTTGCGACCGGCTATGATGAAGGTGCCGTCTACCGTTATGACGGCAAGAAATGGACGCATGCCGGACAGGTGGGAGAAGCCACGCAGACTTACGGCTTTGCTGTCTACGAGGGGAACCTGTATGTCAGCGAATGGCCGCATGCGGAAGTCTATCGTTATGCAGGCGAGAAACGCTGGGAACTGGCGGGACGACTGGGCGAGGAAAAGGAGAGCATGCCGCTGGTTGTTTACAACGGTGCCATGTACTCCGGATCGCTTCCCCTGGCCGAGGTCTATCGTTATGACGGCGGTGTCGACTGGAAGAACCTCGGGCAAATCGATCTGACGCCTGATGTCCGCTATCGCCGTGTCTGGTCGATGGCCGTCTATCAGGGACGCCTCTTTGCTGGTACGCTACCAGCCGGGCGGGTGAAGTCCATCGAAGCAGGTAAGAGTGCCACCTACGATACCGCTTTGAAGCCAGGCTGGCGTCAGATCGTAGCCGTCAAAGAGAAGTCACAACTCAAGCTGTATGTGGACGGTGCCCTGGTCGCGTCGTCGACCAGCTTCGATCCCGCGGAATATGATTTGTCCAACTCAGAGCCTTTGAAGATCGGCTTCGGAGCCCATGATTATTACCATGGAAAAATGAAAGACGTGCAGCTCTTTAAGCGTGCTTTAAGTGCGGAAGAGGTCCAGACACGCTTTCAGCAGCAGGCAGACTAG